A single genomic interval of Arctopsyche grandis isolate Sample6627 chromosome 8, ASM5162203v2, whole genome shotgun sequence harbors:
- the Dp gene encoding transcription factor Dp — protein sequence MALPTQDFKFYIKDANGQPQMVKVIPSSKTSVPIQLQAGSMKPIFKIPSTSEGGVVYGVKPKYVQVPLEQINQFHKNTQDSTTSQYSTLKKVQTSNVSEVSKVIRTVPTLVTHIPKQSSQTDDKSYLTNTILGYTHKKRHDSENDIIVDYSSKRRKMVEKVGKGLRHFSMKVCEKVRRKGFTSYNEVADELVAEFTAGLKACPDNQQYDHKNIRRRVYDALNVLMAMNIISKEKKEIRWIGLPTNSAQECSSLEAEKQIKLERIQKKTQQLQDLILKQISFKCLVERNKEAETQGLMPSSKSTIQLPFIVVNTNEKTLINCSISNDKMEYVFNFNEKFQIQDDIDILKRMGLVLGLDTGNCTAENLKKAKSMVPKSLENYVDQLAQGNQVDVENWINIKCENEDVGESSLNDDVDVDDFDESSLQYSGEGDDDQDEASDLDFN from the exons GTCAACCGCAAATGGTCAAAGTTATCCCATCATCCAAGACATCAGTGCCCATACAATTACAAGCTGGTTCCATGAAGCCGATATTTAAAATTCCCAGCACATCAGAG GGTGGTGTAGTTTATGGAGTCAAACCAA AATATGTTCAAGTACCTCTAGAACAAATCaatcaatttcataaaaatacacAAGACAGTACAACTTCGCAATATTCGactttaaaaaaa GTACAAACCAGTAATGTATCCGAAGTGTCGAAAGTAATTCGCACAGTACCTACTTTAGTTACACATATACCAAAACAAAGCTCACAAACTGATGATAAGAGTTATTTAACAAATACCATTTTGGGTTACACCCATAAGAAAAGGCACGATTCAGAAAACGATATTATTGTAGACTA TTCTTCGAAAAGACGAAAAATGGTTGAAAAAGTGGGCAAAGGTTTGCGACACTTTTCGATGAAAGTTTGTGAAAAGGTTAGAAGAAAGGGTTTTACGTCGTATAATGAAGTAGCAGATGAATTAGTTGCTGAATTCACTGCTGGTCTAAAAGCTTGTCCAGATAATCAG CAATATGACCACAAAAATATAAGAAGACGTGTTTATGACGCCCTCAATGTACTTATGGCCatgaatataatatcaaaagagaaaaaagaaATCCGTTGGATCGGATTACCTACAAATTCAGCACAAGAATGTTCATCTTTAGAAGCTgagaaacaaattaaattagaacGAATCCAAAAGAAGACACAACAACTCCAGGATCTCATATTAaag CAAATATCATTTAAGTGCTTGGTTGAACGTAATAAAGAAGCAGAAACCCAAGGACTTATGCCTTCCTCAAAATCAACTATTCAATTGCCTTTTATAGTAGttaatacaaatgaaaaaaCGTTAATTAACTGCAGTATTTCAAATGACAA AATGGAGTATGTGTTTAATTTCAACGAAAAGTTTCAAATTCAAGATGACATTGATATCTTGAAGCGCATGGGGCTTGTGCTAG GTCTGGACACTGGAAATTGCACTGCAGAAAACTTGAAAAAAGCTAAAAGCATGGTTCCAAAATCATTAGAAAACTATGTTGACC AATTAGCACAAGGTAATCAAGTTGACGTTGAAAACTGGATAAATATCAAATGCGAAAATGAAGATGTCGGTGAAAGTAGTTTAAACGATGACGTGGATGTAGATGACTTCGATGAATCATCATTGCAGTATTCTGGTGAAGGTGATGATGACCAGGATGAAGCTAGTGATTTGGATTTTAACTGA